From a region of the Leptidea sinapis chromosome 6, ilLepSina1.1, whole genome shotgun sequence genome:
- the LOC126964915 gene encoding polyribonucleotide nucleotidyltransferase 1, mitochondrial isoform X2 yields the protein MKREYETQTALEQSIVDSVQTLSSMKIREILSDHNHDKLSRDNAISELRQTVMNQLRETEADLNQLQDCFNTNLRQIFRQLIFETDTRCDGRHLDELRKINCEVSLYEPLHGSALFQRGQTQVLCTVAFDSPESALKMDPLTMITSGIKEKNFFLHYEFPSYATGEVGRSGPAGRREVGHGALAERGLMPVVPQQPFTVRLTAEVLESNGSSSMASVCGGSLALLDAGVPLSAPAAGVAIGLVSTPDERGHVADYRILTDLLGIEDYMGDMDFKVAGTKKGITALQADIKIPGLPLRVVMESVQKACDAKSKIIDIMNQCIDKPRQDRKESMPVLEEMEVEPHKRAKLLGVGGTNLKRLYLETGVQISPIDENKYAVFAPSECAMSEARTRLARWLSAESVPQLEFGAIYTAKVVEVRDNGVLVTLYPGMSPALLHNTQLDHRKILHPSALGLEVGSEIQVKYFGRDPVSGQARLSRKVITSPPPPHVRKLDKS from the exons ATGAAGAGAGAATATGAGACGCAGACTGCCCTGGAACAAAGCATCGTTGATTCTGTTCAAACATTGTCTTCTATGAAAATTAGAGAAATATTAAG TGACCACAATCACGACAAACTATCTCGCGACAACGCGATCTCAGAACTACGTCAGACAGTGATGAATCAGCTGAGAGAAACCGAGGCAGATCTCAACCAATTGCAAGACTGCTTTAACACCAACCTCCGGCAGATCTTCAGGCAGCTGATATTTGAGACGGACACTCGGTGTGATGGCAGACATTTAGATGAACTAAGGAAAATTAACTGTGAg GTGTCTCTGTACGAGCCATTACATGGCAGTGCGCTGTTTCAACGTGGACAAACCCAGGTGCTGTGTACTGTAGCATTTGATTCACCCGAAAGCGCGCTCAAAATGGACCCTCTCACTATGATCACGAG TGGTATAAAGGAGAAGAATTTCTTCCTACACTACGAATTTCCTTCTTATGCGACCGGCGAAGTGGGCCGCAGTGGCCCCGCGGGACGGCGGGAAGTGGGGCACGGGGCCCTTGCTGAACGGGGCCTCATGCCTGTGGTGCCCCAGCAGCCATTCACCGTGAGACTAACTGCTGAAGTACTGGAGTCTAATG GTTCGTCGTCGATGGCGTCTGTGTGTGGCGGCTCGCTGGCTCTGCTGGATGCCGGAGTACCGCTAAGCGCACCTGCCGCCGGCGTCGCCATCGGCCTGGTGTCCACGCCAGACGAGCGCGGTCACGTCGCCGACTACAGGATACTGACCGATTTGTTA GGTATTGAAGATTACATGGGCGATATGGACTTCAAAGTGGCTGGAACTAAGAAAGGCATAACCGCCTTACAGGCTGATATTAAGATACCAGGTCTCCCTCTCAGGGTAGTGATGGAGTCTGTACAGAAAGCCTGCGACGCTAAAAgcaaaattattgatattatgaACCAGTGCATTGATAAACCCAG ACAGGACCGCAAGGAGAGCATGCCAGTGCTAGAGGAGATGGAGGTGGAACCACACAAGCGAGCCAAGCTTTTGGGTGTGGGCGGCACCAACCTCAAGAGACTGTATCTGGAGACGGGCGTGCAG ATCAGTCCAATAGATGAAAACAAGTACGCCGTGTTTGCGCCGTCGGAGTGCGCAATGAGCGAAGCACGCACTCGGCTTGCTCGCTGGCTCAGTGCTGAGTCGGTGCCGCAACTGGAGTTTGGTGCCATCTATACCGCCAAG GTGGTGGAAGTACGCGACAACGGCGTGTTGGTGACGCTGTACCCTGGCATGTCGCCCGCCCTGTTACACAACACTCAGCTCGATCACAGAAAG ATACTGCATCCGTCCGCGTTAGGTCTGGAGGTGGGTTCAGAGATCCAGGTGAAATACTTCGGACGAGACCCTGTCTCGGGGCAGGCGCGGCTCTCCAGAAAAGTGATCACTTCTCCACCGCCACCTCATGTAAGGAAACTTGATAAGAGTTAG